Proteins co-encoded in one Candidatus Tectomicrobia bacterium genomic window:
- a CDS encoding bifunctional folylpolyglutamate synthase/dihydrofolate synthase — protein MESFRRLEVFLNALAALPKKSWRPRTDPRGVRVEGPGLRRAEALLERLGMPAPGRSVVHVVGTSGKGSTVLMMAEAFFAAGVRTAAFFSPHLTSLAERFWINGRFMDPSQARRCGFRLAEAAGEMAKDAELGPPSYFEATLGVFLLAAEEAGCEMILLEAGLGGTYDATNAVTPAVLDVVTPIGLDHTDLLGETVARIARDKAGIITPGGRVISGARHVSARRELARAARERGAAMFVPPEVRGLSWDAEGCRFELAFTGGERWEGMRTRMWGAHQAANAAVAAGACRLLGLGEAAVRAGVSAARLPCRLEAMPGHPAVILDGAHNRDKARALAEAMDRWPARRRLFVLGAVGDKDYRGMARVLAPAGHRFLVTLPPGGVPRPGLLPERFRQALVRAGAREVEVQMDPWSAFEAALAEAREEDVVVVAGSLYLAGELRRRWVPESRILETGRAFPPEFGT, from the coding sequence GTGGAATCCTTCCGCCGGCTGGAAGTCTTCCTCAACGCGCTGGCGGCCCTCCCCAAGAAGTCCTGGCGCCCCCGCACCGACCCTCGGGGCGTCCGCGTCGAGGGGCCGGGCCTGCGGCGGGCCGAGGCGCTGCTGGAGCGGCTGGGGATGCCCGCTCCGGGACGCTCCGTCGTCCACGTCGTGGGGACGAGTGGGAAGGGCTCGACCGTCCTTATGATGGCGGAGGCCTTTTTCGCCGCGGGCGTCCGGACGGCGGCCTTTTTTTCCCCCCACCTGACCTCCCTCGCCGAGCGGTTCTGGATCAACGGCCGGTTCATGGATCCCTCGCAGGCCCGGCGGTGCGGCTTCCGCTTGGCCGAGGCCGCCGGCGAGATGGCCAAGGACGCCGAGCTGGGCCCGCCCTCCTACTTCGAGGCGACGCTGGGGGTTTTTCTTCTCGCCGCGGAGGAGGCGGGGTGCGAGATGATCCTCCTCGAGGCGGGGCTGGGGGGAACCTATGACGCGACGAACGCCGTCACGCCCGCCGTCCTCGACGTGGTGACCCCCATCGGCCTGGACCACACCGATCTGCTCGGGGAGACGGTCGCCCGGATCGCGCGGGACAAGGCGGGCATCATCACCCCGGGCGGGCGGGTGATATCGGGGGCGCGGCACGTGAGCGCGCGGCGGGAACTGGCCCGCGCTGCCCGGGAGCGCGGGGCGGCCATGTTTGTCCCCCCCGAGGTGCGGGGCCTCTCCTGGGACGCGGAGGGGTGCCGCTTCGAGCTCGCCTTCACCGGAGGGGAGCGGTGGGAGGGGATGCGCACCCGGATGTGGGGTGCGCACCAGGCGGCCAACGCCGCCGTCGCGGCGGGGGCGTGCCGGCTGCTCGGGCTGGGGGAGGCGGCGGTGCGGGCGGGGGTGTCGGCGGCGCGGCTCCCCTGCCGCCTCGAGGCCATGCCGGGCCACCCCGCCGTCATCCTGGACGGCGCCCACAACCGGGACAAGGCCCGCGCGCTGGCCGAGGCGATGGACCGCTGGCCCGCGCGGCGCAGGCTCTTCGTCCTCGGTGCGGTGGGGGACAAGGACTACCGGGGCATGGCGCGGGTGCTGGCCCCGGCGGGCCACCGCTTCCTCGTTACCCTGCCGCCGGGCGGCGTGCCGCGCCCGGGCCTGCTGCCCGAGAGGTTCCGCCAGGCTCTGGTGCGGGCGGGCGCCCGGGAGGTGGAGGTGCAGATGGACCCCTGGAGCGCCTTCGAGGCCGCCCTCGCCGAGGCCCGGGAGGAGGATGTGGTGGTGGTGGCGGGATCGCTCTACCTCGCCGGCGAGCTCCGCCGCCGCTGGGTGCCGGAGAGCCGCATCCTGGAGACGGGCCGCGCCTTCCCGCCGGAGTTCGGAACGTGA
- the rsmH gene encoding 16S rRNA (cytosine(1402)-N(4))-methyltransferase RsmH, whose amino-acid sequence MIASHVPVMVQEVLHFLAPAPGAVFLDSTLGGGGHSLALLDAIQPSGVLIGLDRDGDAVHLARRRLARFGPAAHLHHAHFRELKRVAAEEGYEAVDGVLFDLGISSMQLDTPGRGFRFDSPDPLDMRMDRRSGLTAADLVNGLPEGELADLIYQYGEERHSRAIARAIGRARARKAVESCEELAAIVSAAARRGGGRGRARIHPATRTFQALRIAVNRELDDLEAALRDAVDLLRPGGRLAVIAFHSLEDRIVKNVMRDLSGKGEGARLRLLAKKVVRPGEAEVAANPRSRSARLRAAEKLEGEG is encoded by the coding sequence ATGATCGCGTCTCACGTTCCGGTCATGGTTCAGGAGGTGCTTCACTTCCTGGCGCCGGCACCGGGGGCTGTGTTCTTAGATTCTACCTTGGGCGGAGGGGGACACAGCCTTGCGTTGCTGGATGCGATTCAGCCATCGGGTGTGCTGATCGGCCTTGACCGGGACGGAGACGCGGTCCATCTCGCCCGCCGCCGCCTCGCGCGCTTCGGTCCCGCCGCCCACCTCCACCACGCGCACTTCCGCGAGCTCAAGCGGGTCGCGGCGGAGGAAGGCTACGAGGCGGTGGACGGTGTCCTGTTCGACCTCGGCATCTCCTCCATGCAGCTCGACACCCCGGGCCGGGGGTTCCGCTTCGACTCGCCAGATCCGCTCGATATGCGCATGGACCGCCGCTCCGGGCTCACGGCCGCCGACCTGGTGAACGGCCTCCCGGAGGGCGAGCTGGCCGATCTCATCTATCAGTACGGTGAAGAGCGCCACTCCCGCGCCATCGCGCGGGCCATCGGGCGCGCCCGCGCGAGGAAGGCGGTCGAGAGCTGCGAGGAGCTCGCGGCGATCGTCTCGGCCGCCGCCCGCCGGGGCGGCGGCCGCGGGAGGGCGCGCATCCATCCGGCCACCCGGACCTTCCAGGCCCTGCGGATCGCGGTCAACCGCGAGCTCGACGATCTGGAGGCGGCCCTGCGCGACGCCGTGGATCTCCTCCGGCCGGGCGGGCGGCTGGCGGTCATCGCCTTCCACTCCCTCGAGGACCGCATCGTCAAGAACGTCATGCGGGACCTCTCGGGGAAAGGCGAGGGGGCCCGCCTGCGGCTCCTGGCCAAGAAGGTCGTCCGGCCGGGCGAGGCCGAGGTGGCGGCCAACCCCCGCAGCCGCAGCGCGCGCCTGCGGGCGGCCGAGAAGCTCGAGGGCGAAGGATGA
- a CDS encoding sulfite exporter TauE/SafE family protein, translated as MLAYVFEFWWMLPIAFCVCLMATSSSVEGAVFFAPIFILVFPRLAGIEIIPIEAVFLALATEIFGFGSALMGYLRRGLVDASIAAKVLSVSVPVGIGFGFLAHSVPGGLIMGGLGMLMLALSAMMSRSFSVGETPAARVEEGHGPPTRVDVFGRRYWYSYEHGLFGAAWSVVGGIFVGLTGIGIGELATTSLVIRHRLPVRVAIGTGILIVFATVLPATLVHAYVFSSSEMNVHWNILFMTIPAVACGGQVSPFINNRVDGNKMKTFLAGVFVIVGGLLLWRSLRP; from the coding sequence TTGCTGGCGTATGTTTTCGAGTTCTGGTGGATGCTGCCGATCGCCTTTTGCGTGTGCCTGATGGCTACAAGCTCGAGCGTGGAAGGCGCCGTGTTCTTCGCCCCGATCTTCATCCTCGTGTTCCCTCGTCTGGCCGGCATCGAGATCATTCCCATCGAGGCGGTCTTCCTCGCGCTCGCGACGGAGATTTTCGGCTTCGGGAGCGCGCTCATGGGCTATCTGAGGCGCGGCCTGGTGGACGCCTCCATCGCGGCGAAGGTCCTGAGCGTTTCGGTCCCGGTCGGGATCGGATTCGGCTTTTTGGCCCACTCCGTCCCCGGGGGGCTGATCATGGGCGGGCTCGGGATGCTCATGCTGGCGCTCTCGGCGATGATGTCCCGGTCTTTCTCCGTTGGAGAGACCCCCGCGGCGAGGGTGGAGGAAGGGCATGGCCCTCCCACCCGCGTGGACGTTTTCGGCCGGCGTTATTGGTATTCCTACGAGCATGGCCTTTTCGGCGCCGCGTGGTCCGTGGTGGGGGGGATTTTCGTGGGCCTCACGGGGATCGGGATCGGGGAGTTGGCGACCACGAGCCTCGTCATCCGCCACCGCCTTCCCGTCCGGGTCGCCATCGGAACCGGGATCTTGATCGTGTTCGCGACCGTGCTGCCCGCGACGCTCGTCCACGCATATGTTTTCTCTTCCAGCGAGATGAATGTCCACTGGAATATCCTCTTCATGACCATCCCCGCCGTGGCCTGCGGGGGCCAGGTGTCTCCCTTCATCAACAATCGGGTGGATGGGAATAAAATGAAGACTTTCCTGGCCGGGGTGTTCGTCATTGTTGGAGGTCTCCTGCTCTGGAGATCCCTCCGGCCTTGA
- a CDS encoding threonine ammonia-lyase, with product MDSPSTDEVKTLDAGRVAEEAARAAEVISRYLRPTPCRLTEYFSEQLGIEIYLKPENFQRTGSFKVRGAFYAASRLSPSQRQWGVVTASAGNHAQGVAFAAKEMGMRALVVMPEYTPNTKLDAVKALGAEVELHGATFDEAYARAREHEASRGLVMIPPFDHPDVIAGQGTLGIEILDEVPDVGTVLLSVGGGGLISGVASVIKARRPDVRVIGVVAQGVPSLPRSLDAGRIVESPSVSTISDGIAVKRVGDFCFPLIQRLVDQVVTVSDDQTAHAILGLLERERMLAEGAGAAPLAALNERRARVSGKAVALISGGNLDVNLLSRIIGKGLALANRYARVQVPLQDVPGALAKLSKTVAECRVNIIHIEHDRLSTQVPINHTISTLYLEVRGREHLEALVQRLLAEGYEVRREGN from the coding sequence ATGGATTCCCCCTCGACGGACGAGGTGAAGACGCTGGACGCGGGCCGGGTGGCCGAGGAGGCCGCCCGGGCCGCCGAGGTCATCTCCCGTTACCTCCGGCCTACGCCCTGCCGGCTGACCGAATATTTCTCCGAGCAGTTGGGCATTGAGATCTATCTCAAACCCGAGAACTTCCAGCGCACGGGCTCCTTCAAGGTGCGGGGCGCCTTCTACGCGGCCAGCCGCCTGAGCCCCTCCCAGCGCCAGTGGGGCGTCGTCACCGCCTCGGCGGGCAACCACGCCCAGGGCGTGGCCTTCGCCGCCAAGGAGATGGGGATGCGCGCCCTGGTGGTGATGCCCGAGTACACCCCCAACACCAAGCTCGACGCCGTGAAGGCGCTCGGCGCCGAGGTGGAGCTCCACGGCGCCACCTTCGACGAGGCCTACGCCCGCGCCCGGGAGCACGAGGCCTCGCGCGGCCTGGTGATGATCCCGCCCTTCGATCACCCGGACGTCATCGCCGGCCAGGGCACCCTCGGGATCGAGATCCTGGACGAGGTGCCGGACGTGGGGACGGTCCTCCTCTCGGTGGGGGGCGGCGGGCTCATCTCGGGGGTGGCCTCCGTCATCAAGGCCCGGCGGCCGGACGTGCGCGTCATCGGCGTGGTGGCGCAGGGCGTCCCTTCGCTTCCCCGCTCCCTCGACGCCGGCCGCATCGTGGAGTCGCCCTCCGTCTCCACCATCTCGGACGGCATCGCCGTAAAGCGGGTGGGGGATTTCTGCTTCCCGCTCATCCAGCGGCTGGTGGATCAGGTCGTCACCGTCTCCGACGACCAGACGGCCCACGCCATCCTGGGGCTGCTCGAGCGCGAGCGGATGCTCGCCGAGGGCGCCGGGGCGGCGCCGCTGGCCGCCCTGAACGAGCGGCGGGCCCGCGTGAGCGGCAAGGCGGTGGCCCTGATCAGCGGAGGCAACCTCGACGTCAATCTCCTCTCCCGCATCATCGGGAAGGGCCTGGCCCTGGCGAACCGCTACGCCCGGGTGCAGGTCCCCCTCCAGGACGTGCCCGGCGCCCTCGCCAAGCTCTCGAAGACCGTGGCCGAGTGCCGGGTGAACATCATCCACATCGAGCACGACCGCTTGTCCACCCAGGTGCCCATCAACCACACCATCTCCACGCTCTACCTGGAGGTGCGGGGACGGGAGCACCTGGAGGCCTTGGTTCAGCGCCTTCTGGCCGAGGGCTACGAAGTGCGCCGGGAGGGGAATTGA
- the purH gene encoding bifunctional phosphoribosylaminoimidazolecarboxamide formyltransferase/IMP cyclohydrolase yields MDSPRRAVISVSDKRGAAELGRALREAGWEILSTGGTAKALREAGVEVTEVSRFTGQPEILGGRVKTLHPKLLGGILGRADQAEEMRANGIEPIGLVAVNLYPFRETVRRPGVAYGEAVEQIDIGGPSMVRAAAKNHGRVAVVVDPDDYPEIIACLHAGGDFPAPLLRRLMRKAFQHTAAYDAAISAYFAAQEAPEGGELPEKVVLELDRVRSLRYGENPHQKGAFYRAGGAAGFSLADAEVLGGKELSFNNYLDLAAAAELVADMEELACVIIKHTNPSGVGLGGTQAEAYKRALACDPISAFGSIIGFNREVDRGAAEAMRELFVEAVVAPGYAPDALEVFRKKKNLRILRLPGLGAAPPGGLDLRSVPGGVLLQERDRIGPEDFAWKVVTPRAPSKEEEMALRLAWRVARHVKSNAIVLCDAQGTVGVGAGQMNRADSVRLAAERAQLPVKGTSLASDAFFPFRDGVDAAAKYGVTAIAEPGGSVRDDEVIQAAAEHGIAMVFTGRRHFRH; encoded by the coding sequence ATGGATTCGCCGCGCCGCGCCGTCATCAGCGTCAGCGACAAGCGGGGGGCCGCCGAGCTCGGCCGCGCCCTGCGGGAGGCGGGGTGGGAGATCCTCTCGACCGGCGGGACCGCCAAGGCCCTCCGGGAAGCCGGGGTGGAGGTCACCGAGGTCAGCCGCTTCACCGGCCAGCCCGAGATCCTGGGCGGGCGGGTCAAGACGCTCCACCCGAAGCTGCTGGGCGGCATCCTGGGCCGGGCGGACCAGGCGGAGGAGATGCGGGCGAACGGCATCGAGCCGATCGGCCTGGTGGCGGTGAACCTCTATCCCTTCCGGGAGACGGTGCGCCGGCCCGGGGTCGCGTACGGCGAGGCGGTCGAGCAGATCGACATCGGCGGGCCCAGCATGGTGCGCGCCGCCGCGAAGAACCACGGGCGCGTGGCGGTCGTGGTGGACCCGGACGACTATCCCGAGATCATCGCCTGCCTCCACGCCGGGGGGGACTTCCCGGCCCCGCTCCTCCGGCGCCTGATGCGCAAGGCCTTCCAGCACACGGCGGCCTACGACGCCGCCATCTCGGCCTACTTCGCCGCCCAGGAGGCCCCGGAGGGAGGGGAGCTGCCCGAGAAGGTGGTGCTGGAGCTCGACCGCGTCCGCAGCCTCCGCTACGGCGAGAACCCCCACCAGAAGGGTGCCTTCTACCGCGCGGGCGGGGCGGCGGGTTTCTCCCTGGCGGACGCCGAGGTCTTGGGCGGCAAGGAGCTCTCCTTCAACAACTACCTCGACCTGGCCGCCGCGGCCGAGCTCGTGGCGGACATGGAGGAGCTGGCCTGCGTCATCATCAAGCACACGAACCCCTCGGGGGTCGGGCTGGGAGGCACGCAGGCCGAGGCCTATAAGCGCGCCCTGGCCTGTGACCCCATCTCCGCCTTCGGCAGCATCATCGGCTTCAACCGGGAGGTCGATCGCGGGGCCGCCGAGGCCATGCGGGAGCTCTTCGTGGAGGCGGTGGTGGCGCCCGGCTACGCGCCGGACGCGCTCGAGGTCTTCCGCAAGAAGAAGAACCTCCGCATCCTGCGCCTCCCGGGGCTGGGCGCGGCCCCGCCGGGCGGGCTGGACCTCCGCTCGGTGCCGGGCGGCGTCCTGCTCCAGGAGCGGGACCGGATCGGCCCGGAGGACTTCGCCTGGAAAGTGGTCACTCCCCGGGCGCCCTCGAAGGAGGAGGAGATGGCCCTGCGCCTCGCCTGGCGGGTGGCCCGGCACGTGAAGAGCAACGCCATCGTCCTCTGCGACGCCCAGGGCACGGTGGGGGTGGGCGCGGGGCAGATGAACCGGGCCGACTCGGTGCGACTGGCCGCCGAGCGCGCCCAGCTCCCGGTGAAGGGGACCTCCCTGGCGTCCGACGCCTTCTTCCCCTTCCGGGACGGGGTGGACGCGGCCGCCAAGTACGGCGTGACCGCCATCGCCGAGCCCGGCGGCTCCGTCCGTGACGACGAGGTGATCCAGGCCGCCGCCGAGCACGGGATCGCCATGGTGTTCACGGGGCGCCGCCATTTCCGCCACTAG
- the mraZ gene encoding division/cell wall cluster transcriptional repressor MraZ codes for MLISSHAVSVDAKGRVSIPARFREYLSSTYGDQLVLLDMDNCIFAYPLEEWRRRFSEKFRDLPTYREEVRRYLRRMYGRAMQCELDKQGRILLPGRIREAAGIQKEAVIVGLENKFEIWSRERWEQQGEGQPGQAQEAAEQGLIELEF; via the coding sequence ATGCTCATCAGCTCCCACGCCGTATCCGTGGACGCGAAGGGGCGCGTCAGCATTCCCGCCCGCTTCAGGGAGTATCTGAGCTCCACATACGGCGACCAGCTGGTGCTGCTCGACATGGACAACTGCATCTTCGCCTATCCCCTTGAGGAGTGGAGGCGAAGATTCAGCGAAAAATTTCGGGACCTGCCCACTTACCGCGAGGAGGTCCGCCGCTACCTCCGGCGAATGTACGGGCGGGCGATGCAGTGCGAGCTCGACAAGCAGGGGCGCATCCTCTTGCCGGGGCGCATCCGGGAGGCGGCGGGAATCCAGAAGGAGGCCGTCATCGTCGGCCTGGAGAACAAGTTTGAGATTTGGAGCCGGGAGCGATGGGAACAGCAGGGGGAGGGGCAGCCCGGCCAAGCCCAGGAGGCGGCGGAACAGGGCTTAATCGAACTGGAGTTCTAA
- the folP gene encoding dihydropteroate synthase gives MGVLNVTPDSFSDGGKFVDLHRALEAVARMAEEGADIIDIGGESTRPGSAPVDEAGELRRVMPVLERLDPSKGPFLSIDTRKPGVARTALDAGVHIVNDVGGLSDPGMREAAARTGAAAIAMHMRGEPRTMQENPVYEDVVREVCSFLEERARGAEAAGVRSVWVDPGIGFGKTWDHNLGILRRLPAFMALERPLVIGVSRKAFVGAITGVQRPEERVIGSKVAEAFAAMAGADVIRTHDVGAAREALQMAAALARGSVADRSP, from the coding sequence ATGGGCGTCCTGAACGTCACCCCGGACAGCTTCTCCGACGGGGGCAAGTTCGTGGACCTTCACCGCGCCCTCGAGGCCGTGGCCCGGATGGCGGAAGAGGGCGCGGACATCATCGACATCGGGGGGGAGAGCACCCGCCCCGGGTCCGCGCCCGTGGACGAGGCCGGGGAGCTCCGGCGCGTCATGCCCGTCCTGGAGCGGCTGGACCCCTCGAAGGGACCCTTCCTCTCCATCGACACCCGCAAGCCCGGCGTGGCCCGCACCGCCCTCGACGCGGGGGTCCACATCGTCAACGACGTGGGGGGGTTGTCCGACCCGGGCATGCGGGAGGCCGCCGCCCGGACGGGGGCGGCCGCCATCGCCATGCACATGCGGGGCGAGCCGCGGACGATGCAGGAGAATCCGGTTTATGAGGACGTGGTGCGCGAGGTGTGCTCCTTCCTGGAGGAGCGGGCCCGCGGGGCCGAGGCGGCGGGCGTCCGCTCGGTGTGGGTGGACCCCGGCATCGGCTTCGGGAAGACCTGGGATCACAATCTGGGAATTCTTCGCCGGCTTCCGGCGTTCATGGCCTTGGAGCGGCCCCTGGTGATCGGGGTGTCGCGAAAGGCCTTCGTGGGAGCGATCACGGGTGTGCAGCGGCCGGAGGAGCGCGTCATCGGCTCCAAGGTGGCCGAGGCCTTCGCCGCCATGGCGGGGGCGGACGTCATCCGCACCCATGACGTGGGAGCCGCCCGGGAGGCCCTCCAGATGGCCGCCGCCCTCGCGCGGGGAAGTGTGGCGGATCGCTCGCCATAG
- a CDS encoding enoyl-CoA hydratase/isomerase family protein yields MAEDTLLVEKQGGVATVVINRPGQHNAIMRAMWGRIPGIFEELEKDGETRVIVLRGAGEKAFASGQDISEFRETTTPEAARAHSGLLDGVLARIAAIRLPIIAMVHGFAMGGAVGLLAVCDLRYAAEDAVVAVPAARLGIVYPEPLTRLIMDLIGPANAKEMLMTARRYAAEEALRIGFLTRVFPKAELGKQTYETARTIATNAPISVRNAKQMVNLIQKASLPPEEAGRARDLRLEGFNSRDFSEGVDAFLNKRAPVFRGV; encoded by the coding sequence ATGGCCGAAGATACCCTGTTGGTGGAGAAGCAGGGCGGCGTCGCCACGGTTGTCATCAACCGCCCCGGGCAGCACAACGCCATCATGCGCGCCATGTGGGGGCGCATCCCGGGCATCTTCGAGGAGCTCGAGAAGGACGGGGAGACCCGCGTCATCGTCCTCCGGGGCGCGGGCGAGAAGGCATTCGCCTCCGGCCAGGACATCTCCGAGTTCCGGGAGACCACCACCCCCGAGGCCGCCCGCGCCCACAGCGGCCTCCTCGACGGGGTGCTCGCGCGCATCGCGGCCATCCGGCTTCCCATCATTGCCATGGTGCACGGCTTCGCGATGGGCGGGGCGGTGGGGCTCCTCGCGGTGTGCGACCTGCGCTACGCGGCGGAGGACGCCGTCGTCGCCGTCCCGGCGGCCCGGCTGGGCATCGTCTACCCCGAGCCCCTCACGCGGCTCATCATGGATCTCATCGGGCCGGCCAACGCCAAGGAGATGCTCATGACCGCCCGGCGCTACGCGGCCGAGGAGGCGCTGCGCATCGGGTTCCTGACCCGGGTGTTCCCCAAGGCGGAGCTCGGGAAGCAAACCTACGAGACCGCCCGGACCATCGCCACCAACGCCCCCATCTCGGTGCGGAACGCCAAGCAGATGGTGAACCTGATCCAGAAGGCGTCCCTCCCGCCCGAGGAGGCCGGCCGGGCCCGCGACCTCCGGCTCGAGGGCTTCAATAGCCGGGACTTCTCGGAAGGCGTGGATGCCTTCCTGAACAAGCGCGCCCCCGTCTTTCGCGGCGTCTAA
- the panB gene encoding 3-methyl-2-oxobutanoate hydroxymethyltransferase, translated as MVTCTHRKKITSVTVRASKGGERLTSVTAYDYPTAKIADEAGVDILLVGDSLGMVVLGYPDTTKVTLDDILHHTKAVARAKPLSLLVADLPFLTYGVDVRETVRNAGRLIQEGGAEAVKLEGGVRVREDIRAVVDCQIPVMGHVGLTPQSFHAFGGFKIQGKKSEDADRVLRDAVAVQEAGAFSVVLEGIPAALAGRITREIDIPTIGIGAGPACDGQVLVLHDMLGLYPDFQPKFVKVYANLGDATRSAFERFCREVREGVFPGPEHSF; from the coding sequence ATGGTCACCTGCACCCACCGCAAGAAAATCACTTCCGTCACCGTCCGCGCGAGCAAGGGCGGCGAGCGCCTGACCTCGGTGACGGCCTACGACTATCCCACAGCCAAGATCGCCGACGAGGCGGGGGTGGACATCCTTCTCGTCGGGGACAGCCTCGGCATGGTGGTGCTCGGCTACCCGGACACCACGAAGGTCACCCTCGACGACATCCTCCACCACACGAAGGCGGTGGCCCGCGCCAAGCCGCTGTCTCTCCTGGTGGCGGACCTGCCCTTCCTCACGTACGGGGTCGATGTCCGGGAAACCGTCCGGAACGCCGGGCGGCTGATCCAGGAGGGCGGCGCGGAGGCGGTCAAGCTCGAGGGCGGGGTGCGGGTGCGCGAGGACATCCGGGCGGTGGTGGACTGCCAGATCCCGGTGATGGGCCACGTGGGGCTCACGCCCCAAAGCTTCCACGCCTTCGGCGGCTTCAAGATCCAGGGCAAGAAGAGCGAGGACGCGGACCGGGTGCTGCGCGACGCGGTGGCGGTCCAGGAGGCGGGGGCATTCTCGGTGGTCCTCGAGGGCATCCCCGCTGCGCTGGCCGGACGCATCACCCGCGAGATCGATATCCCCACCATCGGCATCGGCGCGGGTCCCGCCTGTGACGGCCAGGTCCTCGTCCTTCACGACATGCTCGGCTTGTACCCCGACTTCCAGCCCAAGTTCGTGAAGGTGTATGCCAATCTGGGGGACGCCACCCGCTCCGCCTTCGAGCGGTTCTGCCGGGAGGTGCGAGAGGGCGTCTTTCCGGGGCCGGAGCATTCCTTCTAA
- a CDS encoding aldehyde dehydrogenase family protein, with the protein MKLADVMRIFKLDTGVPALGTGRGFFAGKGDETASISPLDERPLASFHHASREQAEEVLQAARQAFHIWRGVPAPVRAQVLLDLAGAFREKKEPLAHLMTYEMGKPVREARIEIEDCAITATYAAGLARKIGGMEAPSIRPDVQLMEKWHPAGPVLIITAFNFPASLWAWNACLAVLCGDSTVWKPAPQTPLMTVAVLRIVAETLAGHPEVPEGVFSFIMGTNEDVAVPLVGDKRLPVVSATGSIGMGRAVGKAVAERLGTAILELGGNAAALFTPSAEMELSLRHAFFAATMNGGQRCTALRRLLVHESRWDGVVGRLKTAYKSLPVGDVFGENHTLSPLVDRKAAEGFEGKVRELKAEGIEMFTPGTALPDDGTYVPPCMSLLERDAPQPQEETFGPLLYVQPYSTFDEAIEKHNAVPQGLASGIYTNDVGEMQRFVSERGSDAGLVAVNDITGNLEVALAFGGTKDSGVLSEKGGDSWKHYMRRQSIVVNYSGQALPAAGVSFGS; encoded by the coding sequence ATGAAACTCGCCGATGTCATGCGCATCTTCAAATTGGACACGGGAGTCCCCGCCCTGGGCACGGGCCGGGGATTTTTCGCGGGCAAGGGAGACGAAACGGCCTCCATCAGCCCGCTGGATGAGCGGCCGCTGGCAAGCTTCCATCACGCCTCCCGCGAGCAGGCCGAGGAGGTGCTCCAGGCGGCGCGGCAGGCATTTCATATCTGGCGCGGCGTGCCGGCTCCGGTCCGCGCCCAGGTTCTGCTCGATCTCGCCGGGGCCTTCCGGGAGAAGAAAGAGCCCCTCGCCCATCTGATGACCTATGAGATGGGCAAGCCGGTGCGCGAGGCCCGCATCGAAATCGAGGACTGCGCCATCACGGCGACCTACGCGGCGGGGCTTGCCCGCAAGATCGGCGGCATGGAGGCTCCGAGCATCCGGCCGGACGTCCAGCTCATGGAGAAATGGCATCCGGCCGGGCCGGTGCTGATCATCACGGCGTTCAACTTCCCCGCCTCGCTGTGGGCCTGGAACGCCTGCCTCGCCGTCCTGTGCGGGGACAGCACCGTCTGGAAGCCCGCCCCGCAGACCCCCCTCATGACCGTTGCCGTCCTGCGCATCGTGGCCGAGACGCTCGCCGGCCATCCGGAGGTGCCCGAGGGGGTTTTCAGCTTCATCATGGGGACGAACGAGGACGTGGCCGTCCCGCTGGTGGGCGACAAGCGGCTGCCCGTCGTGTCCGCCACGGGCAGCATCGGCATGGGACGCGCCGTGGGCAAGGCGGTGGCCGAGCGGCTGGGCACCGCCATCCTGGAGCTGGGCGGGAACGCCGCCGCCCTCTTCACGCCTAGCGCCGAGATGGAGCTCTCCCTCCGGCACGCCTTCTTCGCCGCCACCATGAACGGCGGGCAGCGCTGCACCGCGCTGCGGCGGCTGCTGGTCCATGAGTCCCGCTGGGACGGCGTGGTCGGGCGGCTGAAGACGGCCTACAAGAGCCTTCCGGTGGGCGACGTGTTCGGAGAGAACCATACCCTCTCCCCGTTGGTGGACCGAAAGGCGGCCGAGGGATTCGAGGGGAAGGTCCGCGAGCTCAAGGCCGAAGGGATCGAGATGTTCACCCCGGGCACCGCGCTTCCCGACGACGGCACCTACGTCCCGCCCTGCATGAGCCTGCTGGAGAGGGACGCGCCCCAGCCTCAGGAGGAGACATTCGGCCCGCTGCTCTATGTCCAGCCGTACAGCACGTTCGACGAGGCCATCGAGAAACACAATGCCGTCCCACAGGGGCTGGCTTCGGGTATCTACACCAACGACGTGGGGGAGATGCAGCGGTTCGTCTCGGAGCGCGGATCGGACGCGGGCTTGGTCGCGGTCAACGACATCACCGGCAACCTCGAGGTGGCGCTGGCCTTCGGCGGCACCAAGGATTCCGGCGTCCTCTCCGAAAAGGGCGGCGACAGCTGGAAGCACTACATGCGCCGGCAGAGCATCGTGGTCAATTACAGCGGCCAGGCGCTGCCGGCCGCCGGGGTCAGCTTCGGCAGCTAG